The segment AtgacaaatataaaaaatgagcaaaaaatTGACGTTTGATGTTTATATCTGCACTGCGTTTATTATATTAATCTAAAGCTACAGTcaaaattttcatcaattcAATTAATAAAGTTTGATGTGTATATTAATCAGAAATTCGATATTACATCAGCAATCAATCTTCACTGTTCAAATCAAACCACAAATCATTCAAATCAAGTTAGCCGTGATTCGTGCAACAATTGTCAACTCATACCGACAACggtcttgaccgacaacggctGTGAGCCAAAGAACAAGAAGATTAGCCATATTGCAACCAAAGCagagaaaactttttttttttaattttatttgtttaggaAGACAAAACATGcgacaattttaatttattgaaatacGCGATATTTACTTTCTTTAATCTTAATATACTAAAACATATGTgcaccactacaaattgccgCATTACGGGTAAATTTAGCATTATTTCTCGGAATAAAACATATCACTGTAATTTAACATAAACTGATAGTCGACTGGAGATTTTTTTATACTAGATATTTCATTTACACACTTTCTATTCCatcttttaaataattggGGGTTTTAGTACAAAACTCTGAAAAAGCCGTgatcaaaataaatacactCCTTCAATCAACCAGAAGGATTGATTCTGTATAGTTCTGCACCGGAATCCAAAGAGCTGTAGAAATTACTTTTGCTACTTAAGATGCAATGGAAATACCGAATTGATTGCTTGAGAAATGTTAtgattgtgtttgtttattatcAGTAGGGTTTTACCAGATCAGATGATTTGTGAGCAGGAAGGCCCGATGAAACATTGTAACAGATATTGTAGATTGGGGTTTTATAGTCGATGATTACGGCAACCACATAGCGCTTATGAgctaagaaaaacaaatctttaatttgcatgttttttccTAATTCAGTTTTCTTCCGTTAGAATTGAGTAAGAATTGAAAAACAACCGACAAAAGTAATATACGACCCTTACCAATTGCACACTACTGGACAAAATAGCTAGATAAGACGATATATCGGTGGTACGGAATCTAATGAAAGGCGTCGAAGGACAAGTCTTTGCATTCCTCTGTACATTacaattttattcattttttgtaGATAGTTATTAAAATTTCAATGAAATACTGTTCTTTTgatgttatttatttgtatatgtcaaacattgtttattttaagCAATCCGGCAAAGCCGTCTCTcctgaataaataaaaattgtttattttactgTCTGTATTAAGTAACTCGATTCTACAGGAACAGAGCTTTATTGCCAATGTTAACTTGTTAGTGAACGAAACAGGTGCGAATGTTGTTGTGAAAATACATGAGAATAAACATATAATACATGAAAGATTTAATTATAATTGCAACCCGCAAACTATTTACATACTTGTAAATGAAGAAAACGTTTGACCATAACAAGATATTATTCTTCAATAACATCTATCGAAACAATTATATTTGTTCTCGAACTGCATAACGCAGATTCATAAAGGATTAATTTTATGTCATACAGTAGTATAGTTGGACCTGCTCTTCGGTGGTTCTGATGGATAGTTAGACTCTTACTGACTGTCTTACTGGGAGCAACAGGCAAAAATTGTTGCAGGGTCTAGTCTGGAGGATTCGGACTAGTTTGTAACATCTTTGGAGATATGCATGGTGCTTTCTTGAGGGGGCTGTGATGCCAGTTTGTGCATGGGTGACATCATCGAGACTGTTGCTGTCACGCAACACGTGGTGCTTCATTAAAGACGTCATGGGAATGTGTTCGGTTGCCTGTTCGTGTTTTGGACCACGCTTACGGGGCATGGTGTAGTGTAGCTTATCCCAGAAACACGGATCATCCCAGCGGACGTACGTGTTGCTTTGAGGTACGCCCGGAGCTCCGAATCGAGCTGATCGATCCTGGTAGATGATGGGAATGGCGCGGTTGCGCTTGTCCTcctaagtaagtaagtaagtaagtaagtaactaGCCAAAATTTCTCTTACTTCATTTGTTATTGAAATATTCATCGATTTGCTtggttatttttatgttttggagCATTTTCTGATACCATTGTAAATAATAATCTCGAAATGCTTAACTAGAGTTTATGTTCGTTGGGGATTCGCTTCGCATTCAAGTCTGGCtagaaacgtaaaaaaaatcatttttagcGGATCAAGTAGCCGTTGGTAGCTGCTGATTGGAAAATAAGATGTTTCCTTTACATTGCTTCTAAACGACCCAAATAATTTTCCGCAACACTTTCTAAGTGACATTTGTTCTAAATTTTTATCGTGGTCTGCTCTAATGGTGCTCGAGACAcaaaattgtggatttgtgtgtgataaacCGTGTAGAAAGCGTCAAAATTTAGTTTGTGCGAGTAGAGAAGAAAGCAACGTAAAACTTGTGCCTCACACAATTACACGACACTTTCCTCCTGTCAAtagttaattttaaataataaattagtaTCATAGCTCTTATTTGCCTGagcaataatcaaaattaaagaTATGCTCATCGTTTACCAATCTTGATCTTGATTTTACATCGGCACCAAAAAACGCGCCAGGaacaaaaatgattttgcATGTTATGTGAGATTTTGCTGGttataacaggttggctgataagtccccggtctgacacatagatggcgccgctagtattaaatgcatattttttttatatagtaccaaccttcaaatgattcgtgccaaaatttgacgtctgtatgtcaattagtttgtgagacagagcgtcttttgtcaagcaacttttgttattgtgttgttccaccaagacaacgcaccgtgccacaagtcattgagaacgaaggcaaaaattcatgaattgggcttcgaattgcttccccacccaccgtattctccagatctggcccccagcgactttttcttgttctcagacctcaaaaggatgctcaCAGGGAAAAAAATTGGCTGCAATGACGAGGTGAtcgccgaaactgaggcctattttgaggcaaaaccgaaggagtactaccaaaatggtatcaaaaaattggaaggtcgttataattgttgtatcgctcttgaagggaaccatgttgaataataaaaacgaattttgacaaaaaaatgtgtttttctttgttagaccggggacttatcagccaacctgttaagAGGTATTTGTTGAACATGGTCATGTTAAGAGGTCATGTGTGCTCGTTATAAGGGGTACTCGTTATGAGGAGTTCCATGTGAATTGCATGGAATTACATGTGTTGCTAAAATTTACTTTATTAGATATTTTTAACGTTATTTGATAggcttatttcttttttttctttttgatgtTGGAGTGTTATGTATGTTTCATTGCCATTCTATTTCGTGTTTGTAATTTGTAAATTCAAATTATGTATTAACAGTGAAGTGGGGAAGGGATTTACGAAATACCGTTTGCAAATGTTCTTAGGTCGCTTTAGACCTTGCGTGAAAGTGAGcgtataatttgttttttgctatatttcatCGGATATATCAGTCGGATTATATCAGAATATAATTCATAttgtacaccaaaagaaaggaaattcaATTCTCCAACTATTGTGAAtgtaaaacatattaaaatgaTGCATTAAGTACAATTCCTAGTGATTCCCCGCTgaccattattttttcaccaTCAACAAAGCGGGGAATGAAATGGaatacatttaatttattcatcgaGATGGTTTGTAAGTATACGATTAAATAATTGTTGAGCTGTATTTACTGAAAAATATACCTCTATCATGAtacgtttttaattttactttgtTTACGTACGCTGCGATCGACTGAATAgtttaatgaaacatttctGATAgtataaaagcaaaataatgttgatttcttttctattaaaatgacatttttcttttgatCGATACTTAGTCCCAGGTTTTAGAGCATCTTGTGGTAATATTcctatttatttcaaaacacTGTGCCTATTTTTGCTCTTACATGTGGCTCAAATTACAATGGGAATTATTTAGTATCCTAGCGGTCTGTTGAATTATATTTCCTGGTTAGCTGTGACTGTGATACGGTGTTGTCCTTGTGTGACATAATCGGTAGTGCGGCTAGCAATTAGTTTGTCTTGTTTAAAGACGACATGGAAATGTTGCAAGTTGGCTGCTCGTGCTTTCGGTGACGCTTATGGGGCATGGCGTAGTGTAGCTTATCCCAGAACCATGGATCATCCCAGCGGACGTAAGTGTTGGTCTTGAGATATGCTTGGAGCTCTGGGTCGAGCTGATCGATATCGCCAATATCCTGGTAGATGATGGGAATGACGCGGTTGCGCTTGTCCTCCAACGACTGTAAGTACGCAGTGCTAAACTCCATCTGACCCCACACAGACTCGAGGTAGTTGTGCGAGAGGATGATAATGGTGCGTCGTGAATCCTCGACCGCTTTCGTGATCTAGAAGAAGTACATAAAGAAGTAAATAATAAACTAGTAGAAATAATAGAATATAAAATGCCGCTCGTAGCGAACCTGCGAGGCAATCATCTCGCCCGGCATAAAGTCACGCACGTGCCAGCAGATTTTGAAGTTGAGCTCTTCGCTCTCAAGCCTCGGTAACAGCTGGTCTGTGACGAACTTCTCATCCTTGTGCGAGTATGAAATAAATGCATCGTATCGCTTATCCATATCGATTTGCTCCTCCGTGACTAACCACTGTAGCAAATTATGCTTGAAGAGCCACACTTTGATCTCCAGGCTGTATTTCATGTACAACCAGATGGCGAGTAAGCATACAATAAGTAACAGTGAAACTGCCGAACTGATATAGAAACTGAGGGTTGTCGTCCAAGCACACAGCTCGTTCAGTGTAGCCGAGTTGATCGGTTGACCGTCGGAGCACTGGAGGGTGGAGAAGTCCGTAATGCGTGCTGCATTATCGACGGCGAACGCAAGCAGTGGATTTTCACAGTGGCAATCCCAAGGATTCGCTGACAGGCTGATGTTTCGGAGAGCGGTATGATTCAGCTTGATTATGAAGGCTGCGTCGACCTCGGTCAATTGATTGCCAGAGACATCAAGAAGCTCGAGCTGTTCGGGCAGACGATCTCCAGGCAGAGTGGTGAAGCTGTTGTTTGAGATGTAAAGCCGGCGAATGGTATTCCATCCTTCACTTCCGTTAGATAGGGCATTTAGCTTATTCTGTTCCAGATGCAGCTCGATGAAAGTACAATTGATGATCGAGGGGATTTTGGTGACGGGAACAAGAGTAAGATTAGCAGCGGTGCAGTTGATTATGGCCGCTTGATCAACGGGCCGTTTGTAGCATTTGCACTCGATCGGACAGAAATCAATGGCAGCATCAATTTCACAAAGCAGATCctccgcgcgcagtgtttgcgGTTTACGTCCAAACAGCGCGGGTGGCTGAGCGCATTGAAGTCCCTTTAGTGGGATTGATTTACTGGCATTCAAATGCGCCTGTAGATATGTGACTAGCGACGATGAAATACAGTCACAGTTGAGTGGATTATCAGCGAGAAATATTTCGTTGGGTAAGCGATGGAATGGTTCAATGCGGCTGAGGTCGAAATCGGGATGTGTAATCTTGTTTGACTCCAAATTGACCAGGTTAATCTTGGTCGACAGAAATGGAAAATCTGTATAGCTGATGTGTGTGATAAAGTTGTGCGATAGATTCAGAAATTTAAGATTTCtccaatattttttaaaatgatcaGATATGTTGACGATTAAATTGTGTGAGAGGTCcagatattgaattttgtttaaatggCTGAAAAGCGCCCATGATGTGCTGTTAATCCTCCGATTGCTGTAGAATCCAGTTTTGCTATTCTCGTGCAGTGTCAGTCGATTGTGGCTGAGATTGAGTCTGATTAGAGACTTTGCCTGTGATTTGAACGCATCCAGATCGATCATATACATCTGGTTATTGTCAAGATGtaattcttttaatttttctttggATTCCAGTAGTTGACTGAAAGAGAAGATTGAAATGTAATGAAAGTCATTCGACATATTCTCGACAAAGTATTATGACTTGCCCTTACTTATTCAAcgattttatattgtttttttcaagGTGAAGAATGCACAAATTAATTGCATCACGCAGTAAGGTGTCTGGTAGCGGGTTCGTCAACAcgttgttttgtaaataaagctcTTGCAAGTTTTTCAAATCTCGAAACAGATCCTCCGGAATGCTTTGTAATTTGTTGTGGCTAAGGTCAACTTTGATTAGTTTAAAGCAATCTTCAAAAAGTCCTTCCGGTAGTGCGATTATTTTACAGTTGGATAAAGACACTTCCTTAAGAAATCGTAGATAAGCGAACAATTGTGTTTCTAGTACAAGTTCCGAACATTTCTGATTATCTGCCTTAAAGACTTCCAGGTGGTTGTTTTCCGATAACAAATCGGTGGCAAGTCTTGTTAGTTTATTTGACGACAGGTCAAGTATCTTGAGTTTCGGCAGCGTGCTGAACACGTCTTCTTGTAGTTTCACTAGTTGGTTAGAACTGATGTTTAGATACATAAGATTCGGTAGCGTGGTAAACTGACTGACATGATTGAGTTTATTTTTGTCGAGGTACAGAGTCTCAAGTTTAGGCAGGTTAGAAACTAGCTCTTTTGGTAGTATCTCCATGTCAGAATTCTGTATGTAAAGATGTGAGAGTTGCCTGAGTTGATATACAAATTTTCCAGAAACACGATTCCTTCCGTAAAAATGGAGTTTCTTTAGCTTTGACAGGTGTCTGAACAGCAGAGGATTGTCAAACGAGATGTCAGCAAGATTTTGTATGACAAGAGTGTGTAGTTTTTGAAGTCCAGCAAATAGCTGCGGATCCAATGTGATATTCGTGGAATGTTTTGTATTGTCTATCAAGGACATTTTACTGGTATATGATAGCTGAGTGCGATCGAGAAAGGCCGAAAGCAGCTCCACAAGTGACTGATTGCCGATCGGGAGTGAGCAGTTCTGATAAATCAGCTCTTTGAAAGTAAAGCGCTCTAGTTTTGGAGTGTGTTGAAGCAGCTTATAGTCGGGCCTATTCGAACATGTAACCCTCATTAAGTCCGTGTAAATGTCAAAATGGAAACATTCAATTTTGGATTGCACGCTAGACGGATTTGAAACGATGCAGTCATTTCCGCAGGCGTTTGATGTCAGTAAAAACAGCAGGATCAGATAGTACAATGAAGCGTCGTGGGCCATTGAAGATGACGAGAAAGCTGAAGAGCTAATAAATGTTTGTAGAAAcctgaaaataaaaacaatatacGTGTGGTTTTCAACAAACTGAAAGGCTttgttatatatatatatatatatatatatatatatatatatatatatatatatatatatatatatatatatatatatatatatatatatatatatatatatatatatatatatatatatatatatatatatatatatatatatatatatatatatatatatgttatATATGTTGTTGTTATATATGTTTATATACATCTTGTATATAAACATTCTACAGCGCCAACATTAGGCTTGAGCAGTAACGCTATAAAACATGATTAGGGcgaacgtacctatagtggtaccaatagtggtggtattgtaCTAAAATGCGTACCATACGACAATTttaaagtaattaagttatttatgttagtgtgaaatgttatATGGTCTTTCAAGATGggattaaaagttaaatgtgGTGAATCCGTTACCTaatgaccgaaaaatccattattttgtgaaagttAACAACGTTTTTCCAAAATGCATAGGATTTcttaacgaaactcatatttgtTTTACGTTTTAAATGACCGCATAACAATGGATTACTAGTTTTATTtctcaacataactgttataaaatgttattgatttactaaaattcattgctttttatttatattttgtatttttaagagttgtttttaccatagtgtcattacacaaaacaggcatgttcctatggtggtcattttagattttgttcgaggatattttttaaatatcgtactgttttcactaaaatacagggttttcaatgatattattgacatgttcagcgagttgttgattcgttcgggcatataattgacactttcagcgagatattgaattgttcgtaagcaggcgttgacaagttcaGCAATTCTGTagtgttgtcatttgttttgtttacacactgtgccgcagggttcaatttttcattctgaaaagtcctaaaagtagctaataatcattccccaagctgtttaattcatgaattagttaaaataaacatatttttacgaaaaccgtttgtttaccttctgatgagaatgatccaagctgcagtccaaggggtacgaaagtgacagctctgtagtatcgccgaacttgtcaacgcctgcttccgaataattcaatatctcgctgaaagtgtcaattatatgcccgaacgaattaacaactcgctgaacacgtcaataatatcattgaaaaccctgtaagcaacagaaatgagttttctatAAGTACATTACCAAACAAAGgacaaaattcgcttatctggttaagtgaaaaatcgacttcaaatcaagcacactcttttGGTTGTGGGTTGACAACAGGTGTTATGCAGTACTCTAGTGAATATTTTCATGAATCAAATACATTTTGTACAAATTACACAAGAAGTCAATATCATgacagtaatccttgctattcacacgaaaacattttcaaaactaaGGAACaaaatacgacgactataagAACCATACCATTATTGCAGGTACAACGAAGCGGTCAcaaaaaaatttatttttcgtaaatatgttgtgtttcatgataaaaatggttgtgatcgCGCAGATTAAACATATTGCATTTTATCATATTCCaatttattcataaatttacCTTCATGatactttaaatccattaaagcACATCTGTATCACTAAAAATTGCACCaatattggtacatttaccctgtAGAAACAAGTTTGGTAACGGGAGTATGGTTGCTATGCGTAGCACCTCCATAAATGATGTCTTATTCATGTTCTGCCAtcataatgtaaaataattgtACAGGTGTGATAATTATTCAGAAAATTTGATAGGGATAAGGACATGTGCTGCTAGTAAGTTTAGAATGGTTTTTAATAGAAGTCTGTGGCGgcagaaaaagagagataatcagaaaagaagaaaattaagAATAAGGTTTACAAACAAGTTCGTGAACGTGACCTTAAAGTTATCCTTGGAAATAGTGAAAATTTACTAAGTCAAGAATGACTAAAACGGCCAATTATGTAACTAGATCGCTTGAgaaaaagtgtcaaaaacTGAGATTTGGAATTATGATGCGTGTTTGATATCTTGACATGTCTCTTGTTTGACATTTCCAACTGAATGAAGGATTTTGTCAAACCTTTGCATTATCTTACAGCTATCATTATCTTTGCAGCTTTCCGTCCGATCAGCGTTACGAAAAGTGTTCTCttttaagattttttattGATATAGTTAATTTATACCATTTATTGAAAGTAAT is part of the Anopheles gambiae chromosome X, idAnoGambNW_F1_1, whole genome shotgun sequence genome and harbors:
- the LOC11175899 gene encoding protein toll isoform X5; translated protein: MAHDASLYYLILLFLLTSNACGNDCIVSNPSSVQSKIECFHFDIYTDLMRVTCSNRPDYKLLQHTPKLERFTFKELIYQNCSLPIGNQSLVELLSAFLDRTQLSYTSKMSLIDNTKHSTNITLDPQLFAGLQKLHTLVIQNLADISFDNPLLFRHLSKLKKLHFYGRNRVSGKFVYQLRQLSHLYIQNSDMEILPKELVSNLPKLETLYLDKNKLNHVSQFTTLPNLMYLNISSNQLVKLQEDVFSTLPKLKILDLSSNKLTRLATDLLSENNHLEVFKADNQKCSELVLETQLFAYLRFLKEVSLSNCKIIALPEGLFEDCFKLIKVDLSHNKLQSIPEDLFRDLKNLQELYLQNNVLTNPLPDTLLRDAINLCILHLEKNNIKSLNNQLLESKEKLKELHLDNNQMYMIDLDAFKSQAKSLIRLNLSHNRLTLHENSKTGFYSNRRINSTSWALFSHLNKIQYLDLSHNLIVNISDHFKKYWRNLKFLNLSHNFITHISYTDFPFLSTKINLVNLESNKITHPDFDLSRIEPFHRLPNEIFLADNPLNCDCISSSLVTYLQAHLNASKSIPLKGLQCAQPPALFGRKPQTLRAEDLLCEIDAAIDFCPIECKCYKRPVDQAAIINCTAANLTLVPVTKIPSIINCTFIELHLEQNKLNALSNGSEGWNTIRRLYISNNSFTTLPGDRLPEQLELLDVSGNQLTEVDAAFIIKLNHTALRNISLSANPWDCHCENPLLAFAVDNAARITDFSTLQCSDGQPINSATLNELCAWTTTLSFYISSAVSLLLIVCLLAIWLYMKYSLEIKVWLFKHNLLQWLVTEEQIDMDKRYDAFISYSHKDEKFVTDQLLPRLESEELNFKICWHVRDFMPGEMIASQITKAVEDSRRTIIILSHNYLESVWGQMEFSTAYLQSLEDKRNRVIPIIYQDIGDIDQLDPELQAYLKTNTYVRWDDPWFWDKLHYAMPHKRHRKHEQPTCNISMSSLNKTN
- the LOC11175899 gene encoding protein toll isoform X1; its protein translation is MPERINNSLNMSIISLKTLYFSENSTIFKKYPRTKSKMTTIGTCLFCVMTLWFLQTFISSSAFSSSSMAHDASLYYLILLFLLTSNACGNDCIVSNPSSVQSKIECFHFDIYTDLMRVTCSNRPDYKLLQHTPKLERFTFKELIYQNCSLPIGNQSLVELLSAFLDRTQLSYTSKMSLIDNTKHSTNITLDPQLFAGLQKLHTLVIQNLADISFDNPLLFRHLSKLKKLHFYGRNRVSGKFVYQLRQLSHLYIQNSDMEILPKELVSNLPKLETLYLDKNKLNHVSQFTTLPNLMYLNISSNQLVKLQEDVFSTLPKLKILDLSSNKLTRLATDLLSENNHLEVFKADNQKCSELVLETQLFAYLRFLKEVSLSNCKIIALPEGLFEDCFKLIKVDLSHNKLQSIPEDLFRDLKNLQELYLQNNVLTNPLPDTLLRDAINLCILHLEKNNIKSLNNQLLESKEKLKELHLDNNQMYMIDLDAFKSQAKSLIRLNLSHNRLTLHENSKTGFYSNRRINSTSWALFSHLNKIQYLDLSHNLIVNISDHFKKYWRNLKFLNLSHNFITHISYTDFPFLSTKINLVNLESNKITHPDFDLSRIEPFHRLPNEIFLADNPLNCDCISSSLVTYLQAHLNASKSIPLKGLQCAQPPALFGRKPQTLRAEDLLCEIDAAIDFCPIECKCYKRPVDQAAIINCTAANLTLVPVTKIPSIINCTFIELHLEQNKLNALSNGSEGWNTIRRLYISNNSFTTLPGDRLPEQLELLDVSGNQLTEVDAAFIIKLNHTALRNISLSANPWDCHCENPLLAFAVDNAARITDFSTLQCSDGQPINSATLNELCAWTTTLSFYISSAVSLLLIVCLLAIWLYMKYSLEIKVWLFKHNLLQWLVTEEQIDMDKRYDAFISYSHKDEKFVTDQLLPRLESEELNFKICWHVRDFMPGEMIASQITKAVEDSRRTIIILSHNYLESVWGQMEFSTAYLQSLEDKRNRVIPIIYQDIGDIDQLDPELQAYLKTNTYVRWDDPWFWDKLHYAMPHKRHRKHEQPTCNISMSSLNKTN